One genomic segment of Paenibacillus xylanexedens includes these proteins:
- a CDS encoding PTS fructose transporter subunit IIB: protein MKIVGVTSCIAGLAHTPMAAKALEKAAQQLGYEIKVEQQGAMGQVNKLTEEDIAAANFVLIAADQTVKDMDRFGDKKIVRVKISHAVSQAEAVLTKAVEAVNEQA, encoded by the coding sequence ATGAAAATCGTAGGTGTAACGTCATGTATCGCAGGTCTCGCCCATACCCCGATGGCCGCCAAAGCATTGGAGAAAGCAGCTCAGCAACTGGGATATGAGATCAAAGTGGAACAGCAGGGAGCCATGGGACAAGTCAATAAGCTGACGGAAGAAGATATTGCTGCAGCGAATTTTGTACTGATTGCAGCGGATCAAACGGTGAAGGACATGGATCGGTTTGGCGATAAAAAAATCGTACGTGTCAAAATCAGTCATGCCGTAAGTCAGGCAGAAGCGGTATTAACCAAAGCCGTCGAGGCTGTGAACGAACAAGCTTAA
- a CDS encoding PTS fructose transporter subunit IIC, translating into MRKWFGEAKTHLMTGISYLLPVIIAGSLVVAICKIIALSMGITDLDPYKDGSGFLHILYLVQNVGWSGIGLLTIVLSGYIAYSIADKPALAAGLIGGVLAQQTNAGFLGALISGFFAGYITLWVKNKVKITGPAAGSVPLIILPLITVGLTGFLMAVILGGPLGALNEYLIAWVQNMSQSGTNTVVLAIILGAMIGFDLGGPVNKAAWMAGNALFLSGVYLPNIFINIAICIPPLGYGLATLLMKKRFSKTYQEAGKGAVIMGVIGITEGAIPFTLRNPAKMILVNMFACATGAALTALLGAHIIMPPIGGLYGAVSVGTPIAYLAGGIVGALIVAGGTMLVNFRDEEEKQPAKTQEASVKKNGEEIELVFD; encoded by the coding sequence ATGAGAAAATGGTTTGGTGAAGCAAAAACACATCTAATGACAGGTATCTCCTATCTGCTGCCCGTCATTATCGCGGGTTCCCTGGTCGTTGCCATCTGCAAAATTATCGCACTATCAATGGGTATTACTGATCTTGATCCGTACAAAGATGGAAGCGGATTCTTGCATATTTTATATCTCGTGCAAAATGTAGGATGGAGCGGCATCGGATTATTGACGATTGTCCTGTCCGGTTACATTGCCTACTCCATTGCTGACAAACCTGCGCTGGCCGCAGGTCTGATCGGCGGGGTGCTGGCACAGCAGACCAACGCTGGTTTCTTGGGCGCATTAATCTCCGGTTTTTTTGCCGGATACATCACCTTGTGGGTCAAAAACAAAGTTAAGATTACAGGTCCGGCCGCTGGCTCGGTACCGTTAATCATTTTACCGCTGATTACCGTAGGTTTAACCGGATTTCTGATGGCAGTCATTCTGGGTGGCCCGCTGGGCGCGCTGAATGAGTATCTCATTGCTTGGGTTCAAAACATGAGCCAGAGCGGAACCAATACCGTTGTGCTTGCCATTATTCTGGGGGCAATGATTGGATTCGATCTCGGCGGACCCGTCAACAAAGCGGCATGGATGGCAGGCAATGCCCTGTTCCTGTCCGGTGTCTATCTGCCGAATATTTTCATTAATATTGCCATCTGCATTCCGCCGCTTGGTTATGGTTTGGCAACATTGCTGATGAAGAAACGTTTTTCCAAAACCTATCAGGAAGCGGGAAAAGGTGCAGTGATTATGGGTGTGATCGGTATCACGGAAGGTGCAATTCCGTTCACACTGCGTAACCCTGCCAAAATGATTCTGGTCAACATGTTTGCCTGTGCAACGGGCGCTGCCTTGACTGCACTGCTGGGAGCACATATCATCATGCCACCAATTGGCGGCTTATATGGAGCTGTGTCAGTAGGTACCCCAATCGCGTACCTTGCCGGAGGCATTGTCGGCGCACTGATCGTGGCGGGTGGCACCATGTTGGTGAACTTCCGCGATGAAGAAGAGAAACAGCCTGCCAAGACTCAGGAAGCTTCAGTGAAGAAAAACGGGGAAGAAATAGAACTCGTTTTTGACTAA